One genomic segment of Porphyromonadaceae bacterium W3.11 includes these proteins:
- a CDS encoding tetratricopeptide repeat protein: MMKKIYISLLMALFIHIGGHAQESEFSNAASLAYGDANYVEAIDQYKQALSIASAPTAELYYNLGCAYYKNGDLADAILCFERAYRIDPADSDIHFNLELASNQIVDKMDPVRKLFISKWLDSASHWFTLMGWMLTSIFTFGFFTIGLFLFLRNKRARVQKIGLVASVVSLILFILSITLMHRLNNFINDDTEGILMSEVVTVKSSPDSSAQDIVVVHSGLKVVQQQELGGFSEVKLPDGTIGWIPSKSFEIINNFSER, from the coding sequence ATGATGAAGAAGATTTATATAAGCCTCTTAATGGCTCTATTCATACATATTGGAGGTCATGCCCAAGAATCAGAATTTTCTAATGCCGCATCTTTAGCCTACGGTGATGCTAATTACGTTGAGGCCATAGATCAATATAAGCAAGCACTAAGTATTGCTTCTGCACCGACAGCTGAATTGTACTACAACTTAGGTTGTGCGTACTATAAGAATGGTGATCTAGCTGATGCTATTTTGTGTTTCGAACGTGCGTATCGTATAGATCCTGCCGATAGTGATATTCATTTTAATCTCGAATTGGCTAGCAACCAAATTGTTGATAAGATGGACCCTGTACGGAAGCTCTTCATCTCAAAGTGGCTGGACAGTGCATCGCATTGGTTTACCCTAATGGGGTGGATGCTGACTTCTATATTTACGTTCGGTTTCTTCACTATTGGTTTATTTCTCTTTTTGAGAAACAAACGTGCTAGGGTGCAAAAGATCGGATTGGTGGCCTCTGTGGTAAGTCTGATATTATTTATCCTTTCTATCACGTTGATGCATCGATTAAATAACTTTATCAATGATGATACAGAAGGGATTCTGATGAGCGAAGTTGTGACCGTTAAGAGTTCACCAGATAGTTCAGCACAAGATATCGTGGTGGTTCATTCAGGTCTGAAGGTTGTGCAGCAACAAGAATTAGGTGGGTTCTCAGAGGTGAAGCTACCTGATGGCACAATTGGTTGGATCCCAAGTAAGAGCTTTGAAATCATTAATAATTTTAGTGAAAGATAA
- a CDS encoding family 10 glycosylhydrolase encodes MVKNSLRVGLLFLYLFCGCLALSAHELPKRKQEMRAVWLTTIYGLDWPKKPAANTRDEEQQQRELVTILDRLERAGINTVFLQVRGRGTLIYPSELESMSPDFLSTRSQGSLGYDPLAFAIDECNKRGIALHVWYVVIPLGNDRYARRLPANAYVNKYRQSCLHYQGEWYMDPARVETAFHMRRLVKELLDHYDVAGIHLDYIRYPDNAQRFPDANMHRSMGRGVPLEDWRRGNIEKIVAEVKDEINHHKKSVLLSTAVLGAYRELPTAKRRIGWTAYSDVYQDPAAWGKKGLVDFIVPMLYYKDDRFAPYVRDWLNVMNGTPIVMGLGAYRVLNNEGNWAPKIVLDQVDQIGSNRKIAGAILFRTEQLLDQKHGLYRGISQRWGYEKRLPYIYKSSEGFSDNAVRDLMLEKQVDGLKVSWKGGGEYYTIYLTKECDEPNLDTDLYTITRDSEVVIPWNEIEKETTIYIKVGSYMSTLSLEALEPVGALYYNTENEK; translated from the coding sequence ATGGTGAAGAATAGTCTGAGGGTAGGCTTATTGTTTTTGTATCTCTTTTGTGGCTGCCTTGCCTTATCTGCTCACGAATTGCCGAAGCGAAAGCAAGAGATGCGTGCGGTATGGCTGACCACAATATATGGATTGGACTGGCCCAAAAAGCCCGCTGCTAATACTAGAGATGAAGAACAACAGCAAAGGGAGTTAGTGACGATATTAGATCGTTTGGAGAGAGCTGGTATTAATACCGTCTTTCTACAGGTTAGGGGTAGGGGTACCTTGATTTATCCATCCGAATTGGAATCGATGAGTCCCGATTTCCTATCTACTAGGAGTCAGGGGAGCCTAGGGTATGATCCATTGGCCTTTGCTATCGATGAGTGTAATAAGAGAGGTATAGCTCTACATGTTTGGTATGTTGTTATCCCATTGGGTAATGATAGATATGCCAGACGATTGCCTGCTAATGCTTATGTTAATAAGTATAGACAGTCCTGCCTGCATTACCAAGGTGAGTGGTATATGGATCCTGCCCGTGTGGAGACTGCATTTCACATGCGTAGGTTGGTGAAAGAGCTTTTAGATCATTATGATGTAGCCGGTATTCATCTAGATTATATTCGTTATCCTGATAACGCTCAGCGGTTTCCTGATGCTAATATGCATAGATCAATGGGTAGAGGTGTGCCCTTAGAAGATTGGCGAAGAGGTAATATTGAAAAAATTGTAGCTGAGGTTAAGGACGAGATAAATCATCATAAGAAAAGTGTGCTCTTAAGTACGGCAGTATTAGGAGCCTATAGGGAGTTACCTACTGCCAAAAGAAGGATAGGATGGACGGCATATTCTGATGTCTATCAAGATCCAGCTGCTTGGGGTAAGAAGGGTTTGGTGGACTTTATTGTGCCGATGCTGTACTACAAAGATGATCGCTTTGCTCCCTATGTGAGAGACTGGCTAAATGTTATGAATGGCACTCCTATAGTCATGGGGCTAGGGGCCTACAGAGTGCTAAATAATGAAGGTAACTGGGCTCCTAAGATAGTCTTGGATCAGGTGGATCAGATTGGATCGAATCGAAAGATAGCTGGTGCGATATTATTTAGAACAGAGCAGTTATTAGATCAGAAGCATGGACTCTATCGAGGGATCTCTCAAAGATGGGGGTATGAAAAAAGATTGCCATACATATACAAGAGTAGTGAGGGTTTTTCGGATAATGCGGTTAGAGACTTAATGCTCGAAAAGCAAGTGGATGGACTGAAGGTTTCTTGGAAGGGTGGCGGTGAATATTACACGATCTATCTGACTAAGGAGTGTGATGAACCCAACCTTGATACTGATCTTTATACCATCACGAGGGATAGTGAGGTGGTCATCCCTTGGAATGAGATAGAAAAGGAGACTACTATATACATTAAAGTAGGGAGTTATATGAGTACCTTATCCTTAGAAGCTCTCGAACCTGTGGGTGCGTTATACTATAATACGGAAAATGAAAAGTAA
- a CDS encoding co-chaperone GroES has translation MTIKPLADRVLILPVAAEEKTASGIIIPDTAKEKPLQGTVKAVGEGTKDEKMLLKEGNTVLYGKYAGTELEFDGVKYIMMRQSDVLAVIEK, from the coding sequence ATGACAATCAAACCATTAGCAGACAGAGTATTGATATTACCTGTTGCAGCAGAAGAGAAGACAGCTAGCGGGATCATTATCCCAGATACAGCTAAAGAGAAACCACTTCAAGGTACAGTAAAGGCTGTTGGAGAAGGCACTAAAGATGAGAAGATGCTTCTAAAGGAAGGCAATACTGTATTGTACGGTAAGTATGCTGGGACAGAACTCGAATTCGATGGAGTGAAGTACATTATGATGCGTCAGAGTGATGTCTTGGCGGTCATCGAAAAGTAA
- a CDS encoding IS256 family transposase, with translation MQFKEILSNVMTEPNGVGRLMELIIEIAMQGERELYKEDSGDVSNGYRPRRIFASGNMLELRVPRTRQQGFMPLILGVLKDQEKEMGELAGYLYSCGNTMEDISGVFERLYGKRYSTSQINRLSLSTQEAVEEWRQRRLPRTLEALVIDATYLPVRRGESVSKEAFFVVMSLDSEGRRDIVGVYNNPTEGSGIWGEFFEDLKSRGLEEVGLIISDGLNNIEEVAREHFTEVEVQLCTVHLQREITRKIRPRDKSAIASDLQEVFSKDGSRSSPLDGLESFKNFAFRWRKSYPFLTKIANGQRIEYYFTYLKYDVSVRKYIHSTNWIERFNRQVKKGARYKCALPSVESALHLIGSIAINANYLKKRIGDLTLGLRKNNEK, from the coding sequence ATGCAATTTAAGGAAATTCTATCAAACGTGATGACAGAGCCAAATGGAGTTGGTCGTTTAATGGAGTTAATCATCGAAATAGCGATGCAAGGGGAGAGGGAACTGTATAAAGAAGATAGTGGCGATGTGAGCAATGGATACCGCCCCCGTCGCATCTTTGCGAGTGGTAATATGCTAGAATTACGAGTACCCCGAACTCGACAGCAGGGCTTCATGCCCTTGATTTTAGGCGTTCTCAAAGATCAAGAGAAAGAGATGGGAGAACTAGCAGGTTATCTATATAGCTGCGGTAATACGATGGAGGATATCTCTGGAGTATTCGAGCGTTTGTATGGTAAACGTTATAGTACGAGTCAAATCAATCGTCTCTCCTTATCGACCCAAGAAGCAGTAGAAGAGTGGCGTCAAAGACGTCTACCGAGGACTTTAGAGGCACTTGTTATCGATGCTACATATCTTCCTGTACGGAGAGGAGAAAGTGTGAGCAAGGAGGCATTTTTTGTAGTGATGAGTTTAGATAGCGAAGGACGTCGAGACATCGTGGGTGTCTATAATAATCCAACAGAGGGAAGCGGCATCTGGGGCGAGTTTTTTGAGGATCTAAAAAGCCGAGGACTCGAAGAGGTAGGACTAATCATTTCAGACGGGTTGAATAACATTGAAGAGGTTGCACGTGAGCACTTTACAGAAGTGGAAGTCCAGCTCTGCACGGTGCATCTACAGCGAGAAATAACTCGAAAGATACGCCCTCGAGATAAGTCAGCCATCGCAAGTGATCTACAGGAGGTCTTTAGTAAAGACGGCTCAAGAAGCTCACCTTTAGATGGCCTAGAGAGCTTTAAAAACTTTGCGTTCAGATGGCGTAAGAGCTATCCTTTTCTCACAAAAATAGCTAACGGTCAGAGGATAGAGTATTACTTCACATACCTAAAATACGACGTCAGTGTTCGCAAGTACATTCATAGTACTAACTGGATAGAACGCTTCAATAGACAGGTAAAGAAAGGGGCTCGATATAAATGTGCATTACCTAGCGTAGAATCCGCTCTACACTTGATAGGTAGTATTGCAATCAATGCAAACTATCTGAAGAAAAGAATAGGAGATCTAACTCTTGGACTTAGGAAGAACAATGAAAAGTAA
- the nfo gene encoding deoxyribonuclease IV, with translation MRTKYIGAHVSAAGGVENAPINAHDIGANAFALFTRNQRQWNPKPLTDEQIESFHKNMEKYGFDPKYVLPHNSYLTNLGSPDEDGLKKSRNAFLDEMQRCEVLGLKMLNFHPGSHLKKISESDCLSRIAESINMTLQETKGVVAVLENTAGQGTNMGHRFEHLAEIIDQVEDKSRIGVCIDTAHTLAAGYEIRTEEGYYGTMREFDNIVGLNYLKGIHLNDSKKELATRVDRHDSIGKGVMGMSLFELLINDPRTDEIPIILETPDPDLWKEEIELLRTFAE, from the coding sequence ATGAGAACTAAATATATAGGAGCACATGTCTCCGCAGCTGGAGGTGTAGAAAATGCACCCATTAATGCTCACGATATAGGGGCAAATGCTTTTGCCCTTTTTACTAGGAACCAGAGGCAATGGAATCCTAAGCCGCTGACGGATGAGCAGATTGAGAGCTTTCATAAGAATATGGAAAAATATGGATTTGATCCTAAGTATGTACTCCCACACAATAGCTATCTGACCAACTTGGGATCTCCTGACGAGGACGGCTTAAAAAAGAGTAGAAATGCTTTCCTTGATGAGATGCAGCGTTGCGAAGTACTAGGGCTAAAGATGCTTAACTTCCACCCTGGAAGCCATCTAAAAAAGATTTCTGAATCAGATTGCTTATCACGTATTGCCGAGAGTATCAATATGACCTTACAAGAGACTAAAGGGGTTGTCGCGGTACTTGAGAATACTGCAGGACAGGGCACCAATATGGGACATCGCTTTGAGCACCTAGCTGAGATTATTGATCAAGTGGAGGATAAGAGTAGGATCGGGGTCTGTATTGACACGGCTCATACACTGGCAGCGGGCTATGAAATCCGTACCGAAGAGGGCTATTACGGAACCATGAGAGAGTTTGACAACATCGTGGGGCTGAATTATTTGAAAGGGATTCACCTGAATGACTCTAAAAAGGAATTGGCTACAAGGGTGGATCGTCATGACTCTATTGGTAAGGGTGTGATGGGAATGTCGCTTTTCGAACTTCTCATAAATGACCCTCGGACAGATGAGATCCCAATCATCTTAGAAACGCCTGATCCTGACCTGTGGAAGGAGGAGATAGAGCTACTTCGTACATTTGCTGAATAA
- the groL gene encoding chaperonin GroEL (60 kDa chaperone family; promotes refolding of misfolded polypeptides especially under stressful conditions; forms two stacked rings of heptamers to form a barrel-shaped 14mer; ends can be capped by GroES; misfolded proteins enter the barrel where they are refolded when GroES binds): MAKQIKFESEARELLKSGVDQLANAVKVTLGPKGRNVILDKKFGAPQITKDGVSVAREIELEDPFENMGAQLVKEVATKTNDDAGDGTTTATVLAQSIINVGLKNLAAGASPMELKRGIDKAVAVIVDSIKKQSVEVGDDISRIEHVAKISANGDETIGKLIAEAMEKVKKEGVITVEEAKGMETTVEVVEGMQFDKGYISPYFVTDTEKMLVDFENPYILIYDKKISTLKEILPILEPVAQSGRGLLIIAEDIESEALTTLVVNRLRGALKIAAVKAPGFGDRRKAMLEDIAILTGGTVISEETGLSLESATMEMLGSAEKVTINKDSTTIVNGAGDAEAIAGRVQVIKSQIEASTSDYDKEKLQERLAKLSGGVAVLYVGAPSEVEMKEKKDRVEDALSATRAAIEEGTVPGGGVAYIRASKALDELVGDTDDETTGIQIIRRAIEEPLRQILANAGKEGAVVIQKLRENEGDYGYNARTDKYEHLTESGVIDPAKVARVALENAASIAGMFLTTECVITDIPEENPPMMPQPGGMGGMM, encoded by the coding sequence ATGGCAAAGCAAATTAAATTTGAGAGTGAAGCAAGAGAGCTTCTGAAAAGTGGTGTGGACCAATTGGCGAATGCCGTTAAGGTGACACTAGGCCCAAAGGGTAGAAATGTAATCCTTGATAAGAAGTTTGGTGCTCCTCAGATCACTAAGGATGGAGTATCAGTAGCACGTGAAATTGAGCTGGAGGATCCATTTGAGAATATGGGTGCTCAGTTAGTTAAGGAGGTTGCTACTAAGACTAATGATGATGCTGGAGATGGGACTACTACTGCTACAGTATTGGCTCAGAGCATTATCAATGTTGGTCTAAAGAACTTAGCTGCTGGTGCTAGCCCTATGGAGCTTAAGCGTGGTATTGACAAGGCGGTAGCTGTTATCGTTGACTCTATCAAAAAGCAGAGCGTAGAAGTGGGTGATGATATTTCTCGTATCGAGCACGTCGCTAAGATCTCTGCTAATGGTGATGAGACCATCGGTAAGCTTATCGCTGAAGCTATGGAGAAAGTCAAGAAAGAAGGCGTCATCACCGTGGAAGAAGCGAAGGGTATGGAGACTACAGTAGAGGTAGTCGAAGGTATGCAATTCGATAAGGGTTACATCTCTCCTTACTTTGTGACTGATACAGAGAAGATGCTTGTGGACTTCGAGAATCCATACATTTTGATTTATGATAAGAAGATCAGCACTCTTAAGGAGATCCTACCAATCCTTGAGCCTGTAGCTCAGTCTGGTAGAGGTTTGTTAATCATTGCTGAGGATATCGAGAGTGAAGCTCTTACTACTCTAGTGGTTAACCGTCTTCGTGGTGCACTTAAGATCGCAGCTGTTAAGGCTCCTGGCTTTGGTGACCGTCGTAAGGCTATGCTAGAGGATATTGCTATCCTAACTGGTGGTACTGTCATCTCTGAGGAAACTGGTCTTTCACTAGAGAGTGCTACTATGGAGATGCTTGGCTCGGCTGAGAAGGTAACTATCAATAAAGATAGTACTACTATCGTGAACGGTGCTGGTGATGCTGAGGCTATTGCTGGACGTGTTCAGGTTATTAAGAGTCAGATCGAGGCTTCAACTTCTGATTATGATAAGGAAAAGCTTCAAGAGCGTCTTGCTAAGTTGTCAGGTGGTGTGGCTGTCCTTTATGTAGGTGCACCAAGTGAAGTTGAGATGAAGGAGAAGAAAGATAGAGTAGAGGATGCACTTAGTGCTACTCGTGCTGCTATTGAAGAAGGTACAGTACCAGGTGGTGGTGTAGCTTATATCCGTGCATCTAAGGCTTTGGATGAGCTAGTAGGAGATACTGATGATGAGACTACTGGTATCCAAATCATCCGCAGAGCAATTGAGGAGCCTCTTCGTCAGATCCTTGCTAATGCTGGTAAGGAAGGTGCAGTCGTCATCCAGAAACTTCGTGAGAACGAGGGCGACTATGGTTACAACGCACGTACAGATAAGTATGAGCACTTGACTGAGTCTGGTGTCATCGATCCAGCTAAGGTGGCAAGAGTAGCTCTAGAGAATGCCGCATCAATTGCAGGAATGTTCTTGACTACAGAATGCGTGATTACTGACATTCCAGAGGAGAATCCTCCTATGATGCCACAACCAGGTGGTATGGGTGGTATGATGTAA
- a CDS encoding diacylglycerol kinase family protein translates to MWQGVKSTFSLKRLRKSFRYAFRGIFHGVKSEYNLQIHTLALLLVIIFGFIFQVTRIEWLLLLLCIALVFSLELINSAIETLADEVSQEYSELIKRAKDYSAGAVLFAAIIAAIIGLIIFIPYLLAL, encoded by the coding sequence ATGTGGCAAGGAGTAAAGAGTACTTTTTCACTAAAACGGCTACGAAAGAGTTTTCGATATGCGTTTCGAGGGATCTTTCATGGAGTTAAGAGTGAATATAATCTACAGATTCACACTCTAGCCTTATTATTAGTCATTATCTTTGGATTTATCTTCCAAGTGACGAGGATAGAGTGGCTTCTATTACTTCTCTGTATTGCTTTGGTCTTTTCATTGGAGTTGATCAATAGTGCGATCGAAACTCTTGCTGATGAAGTAAGTCAGGAGTATTCTGAATTGATAAAAAGAGCCAAGGATTATTCTGCTGGAGCAGTGCTCTTTGCAGCTATTATAGCGGCTATTATCGGATTAATCATTTTTATTCCCTACTTATTAGCACTGTAA
- the panC gene encoding pantoate--beta-alanine ligase, whose product MKIAKTREELVQKLGEIREGKSVGFVPTMGGLHAGHLSLVNRSKQSCDLTVVSVFLNPTQFNDPNDLKTYPHNSEDDIELLKGAGVDLVFMPTPEDMYDVGEKAPDYQIGRVAEVMEGAHRPGHFQGVVWVVSKLFRLVKPDKAFFGLKDFQQIAVIKRMIELSTDMKGLEIVSCPVIREEDGLAMSSRNNKLSAEERAAAPEIYKALQDGVEAKEKGMSIDSVHTQVVQQINGNPLLTVEYFSIVDGDTLEEISEWQPNAVGCITVFCGDDVRLIDHIAFNGEE is encoded by the coding sequence ATGAAAATAGCTAAGACAAGAGAAGAACTAGTACAGAAACTAGGCGAAATAAGAGAGGGAAAGAGTGTTGGTTTTGTTCCTACTATGGGAGGGCTACATGCAGGCCATCTGAGTTTGGTCAATCGCTCAAAGCAATCGTGCGATCTCACAGTAGTGAGCGTATTTCTCAATCCAACTCAGTTTAATGATCCCAATGACCTGAAAACTTATCCCCATAATAGCGAAGATGACATAGAGCTTCTGAAAGGTGCAGGTGTGGATCTTGTATTTATGCCAACTCCTGAGGATATGTATGATGTTGGTGAAAAAGCACCAGACTATCAGATTGGGAGGGTCGCTGAGGTAATGGAGGGTGCACATCGTCCCGGTCATTTTCAGGGAGTTGTGTGGGTCGTAAGTAAACTATTTCGATTGGTAAAGCCCGATAAGGCTTTCTTTGGATTGAAGGACTTCCAGCAAATTGCGGTCATCAAGAGGATGATAGAGCTATCAACAGATATGAAGGGGTTGGAAATTGTCTCTTGTCCAGTGATTAGAGAGGAGGATGGACTAGCGATGAGCTCCCGCAATAATAAGCTGAGTGCTGAGGAGCGGGCTGCGGCACCAGAGATATATAAAGCATTGCAGGATGGCGTTGAGGCCAAAGAAAAGGGTATGAGTATAGACTCTGTACATACACAAGTGGTACAGCAGATTAATGGTAATCCATTACTGACGGTCGAGTATTTTAGTATCGTTGATGGGGATACCTTGGAGGAGATCTCTGAATGGCAACCTAATGCGGTGGGCTGTATCACAGTTTTCTGCGGAGATGATGTTCGTCTAATTGATCATATTGCTTTTAATGGTGAAGAATAG
- the ispE gene encoding 4-(cytidine 5'-diphospho)-2-C-methyl-D-erythritol kinase: MITFPKAKINIGLRVLRKRADGYHDIQTLMYPIPLTDVLEIIPSDIEMKYDFGTLDFEGVPEDNLVTKAYFALKEDYPSLPALEIILRKRIPTGGGLGGGSSDGTNMLLGIKRLFGLEVSSERMHQLATSLGADCPFFLKDEPQLAEGIGEQLELYPLDLRGKWLTLLTSEIHINTASAYASITPSDEGDDLRELLALPIKEWKGKVVNHFESAIFAQHPILADGIKRLYDAGADYASMSGSGPTLYAISDSPLKVAWDGKSYNLQL; this comes from the coding sequence ATGATTACTTTTCCCAAAGCAAAAATAAATATAGGGTTACGAGTACTACGTAAGAGAGCTGATGGGTATCACGATATCCAGACTCTGATGTACCCCATCCCCTTAACTGATGTCTTGGAGATTATCCCCTCCGATATTGAAATGAAGTATGACTTTGGAACATTAGACTTTGAAGGGGTGCCTGAAGACAACCTTGTGACGAAAGCATACTTTGCTCTCAAGGAGGATTATCCATCACTCCCCGCTCTTGAAATCATACTTCGCAAAAGGATCCCAACAGGTGGAGGACTGGGGGGCGGCTCTTCTGACGGAACGAATATGTTGCTTGGGATTAAAAGGTTATTTGGCCTGGAGGTCTCTAGTGAACGGATGCATCAGCTAGCAACTTCTCTAGGTGCCGACTGTCCTTTTTTCCTCAAGGACGAGCCTCAATTGGCAGAAGGTATCGGAGAGCAACTTGAGCTCTACCCTTTAGACCTAAGAGGTAAGTGGTTGACACTATTAACATCAGAAATCCATATCAATACAGCTAGTGCATATGCAAGCATCACTCCTAGTGATGAGGGTGATGACCTAAGGGAGCTATTGGCTCTACCAATTAAGGAGTGGAAGGGGAAGGTCGTTAATCACTTTGAATCAGCTATCTTTGCACAACACCCTATTCTAGCTGATGGGATCAAAAGGCTATACGATGCAGGTGCTGACTATGCTTCGATGAGTGGCTCTGGACCGACCCTTTATGCTATCAGTGATTCGCCACTAAAGGTTGCTTGGGATGGCAAATCATACAATCTACAGCTATAG
- the trxA gene encoding thioredoxin — MIKEEVMSKTIELTKADFLEKVMNYEKNPENWEYLGDKPAIIDFYAGWCGPCKALSPVLDELSEEYADQIHIYKVNTEVELELASIFGIRSIPTLLFVPMEGAPQMAQGALPKDALVQAINEVLLKK, encoded by the coding sequence ATAATAAAAGAAGAAGTTATGTCTAAGACGATTGAACTAACGAAAGCGGACTTTTTAGAAAAAGTCATGAACTATGAGAAAAACCCGGAAAACTGGGAATATCTGGGCGATAAGCCTGCCATCATAGACTTTTATGCTGGGTGGTGTGGTCCATGTAAAGCATTATCTCCTGTCCTGGATGAGCTATCTGAAGAGTATGCTGATCAGATACACATATATAAAGTCAATACTGAAGTAGAGCTAGAGCTGGCAAGTATCTTTGGCATTCGTAGTATCCCTACACTCCTTTTTGTTCCGATGGAAGGAGCTCCTCAGATGGCACAGGGAGCCCTACCCAAAGATGCGTTGGTACAAGCTATTAACGAGGTATTACTAAAGAAATGA
- a CDS encoding type II CAAX endopeptidase family protein, with the protein MPQYKSYNQAAKPSIGYLFAILGFAMILGIISSVLITPLLNLAIADEAYLIFVTQIINAILTMLIPAWLTEKYFRSKHFTYLYEAKITDLNRQSIFYAIVLILAVIPLVSTSSYLMEQLPIPKFLEEAINRIDAMLDETYDLFLLEKRPLGIILSLISIAVIAPIAEEYLFRGAIQGWILSHAKNVHIAVWITAFIFSMIHMQWSGFLARFFLGAILGYTAIYGGIWMAIFLHFLNNLFTFILTQMYGAEDIYLSPVTTEDYIIIVSSTLCSIVIIYYIFSRMKKKNERELKLDTNRNEYEN; encoded by the coding sequence ATGCCGCAATATAAGTCTTACAATCAAGCTGCAAAGCCTAGCATAGGATATTTATTTGCAATCCTTGGATTCGCAATGATTCTGGGCATCATATCCTCTGTACTTATCACGCCTTTGCTCAACTTGGCGATAGCTGATGAAGCATACCTAATATTCGTCACCCAAATCATCAATGCTATCTTAACGATGCTAATACCAGCATGGCTGACCGAAAAGTATTTTAGGTCTAAGCACTTTACATATCTATATGAAGCAAAGATAACCGATCTTAATCGCCAGTCTATATTCTATGCCATAGTCTTAATATTGGCAGTCATCCCATTGGTCTCTACATCTTCATATCTTATGGAACAACTTCCTATCCCCAAGTTTCTAGAAGAGGCCATAAATAGGATTGACGCTATGCTGGACGAGACTTATGATCTTTTCTTACTCGAAAAACGACCTCTTGGCATCATCCTTAGCTTGATCTCTATAGCGGTCATAGCTCCTATTGCTGAAGAATACCTATTTCGTGGTGCCATCCAAGGGTGGATACTATCACACGCTAAGAATGTTCACATCGCGGTATGGATAACAGCATTTATATTTAGTATGATACATATGCAGTGGAGTGGTTTTTTAGCTCGCTTCTTTTTAGGTGCGATACTTGGATACACTGCTATATATGGGGGTATATGGATGGCTATATTTCTTCACTTCCTGAATAATCTATTCACGTTTATTCTTACGCAGATGTATGGTGCAGAAGATATTTATCTAAGTCCAGTCACGACTGAGGACTATATAATAATCGTATCGTCCACATTATGTTCCATTGTAATCATCTACTATATTTTCAGCCGGATGAAAAAAAAGAACGAGAGAGAATTAAAATTAGATACAAATAGAAATGAATATGAGAACTAA
- a CDS encoding phosphatase PAP2 family protein has translation MVESLVGWEKDFFLFLNSPHTPYLDGVMYLISAPLPWIIVLIPFFILFSYKKDYREFLLLLLFIGLLVFMADSLSSGIIKPLFQRYRPTHHPETLDAVKTVLNYRGGNYGFISGHSTNFLAFATFSSLVIRNRWYTILIFITTLTVAYSRIYLGVHFVTDVIPGILCGMLIGVFLYWLYREARSAFFSMTLQEATVPYIKGRERIFAILIGAFYFSLWVLSPLVIQLYR, from the coding sequence ATGGTAGAAAGTCTTGTCGGTTGGGAAAAGGATTTTTTTCTTTTTCTCAATTCTCCCCATACCCCATACCTAGATGGAGTGATGTATCTTATCTCAGCTCCACTTCCATGGATTATAGTACTTATTCCCTTTTTTATTCTTTTTTCTTATAAGAAAGATTATCGAGAATTCTTATTGTTATTACTATTTATTGGATTATTAGTCTTCATGGCTGATAGTCTTTCATCTGGTATTATCAAACCCCTCTTTCAGAGATATAGACCTACTCACCATCCTGAAACTCTGGATGCTGTTAAGACTGTTCTCAATTATAGAGGAGGAAATTACGGATTTATCTCAGGTCATTCGACGAATTTCCTTGCTTTCGCAACATTCTCCTCATTGGTGATACGAAATAGGTGGTACACGATACTTATTTTTATCACAACGCTGACTGTTGCATATTCTAGGATTTATCTAGGCGTACACTTCGTTACCGATGTAATTCCAGGGATTCTCTGCGGCATGCTTATAGGCGTATTTTTATATTGGCTGTATCGAGAGGCTCGATCTGCTTTTTTCTCAATGACACTTCAGGAGGCTACAGTACCATATATCAAGGGCCGCGAGCGAATATTTGCTATCTTAATTGGAGCCTTCTATTTCAGTTTGTGGGTATTATCTCCACTCGTAATCCAATTATATCGATAG